The following proteins come from a genomic window of Anas platyrhynchos isolate ZD024472 breed Pekin duck chromosome 12, IASCAAS_PekinDuck_T2T, whole genome shotgun sequence:
- the WFDC1 gene encoding WAP four-disulfide core domain protein 1 isoform X1, which produces MTANVAVIEKSLKPCSQLRFPSFLVWEMADVQLMTHFTGTLNRLDPGKLSSLFDLSLGKMDSRMLSEMIFCKKIFTAALCVLILLPDSGCARHLWKRALHLKMTEKYDDYEYPLHSHSAHYQKNDRCPPPPQTLPDRACEVPSCRSDSECERHKRCCYNGCIYACLESVQPPPVLDWLVQPKPRWLGGNGWLLDGPEEVLQAEACSTTEDGDEPLHCPTGYECHIINPGNTAEGIPNRGQCIKLRGNPDGRNLRQKYYKEYFGSNSNNVVGYVKNQQKHLG; this is translated from the exons gTTTCCCAGTTTCCTTGTTTGGGAGATGGCTGACGTACAACTGATGACACATTTCACGGG GACTCTGAATCGCCTGGATCCTGGAAAGCTGAGCTCCTTATTTGATCTCTCATTGGGAAAAATGGATTCCAGGATGCTGTCAGAGATGATTTTCTGTAAAAAGATCTTCACTGCAGCTTTGTGTGTCTTAATTTTGCTGCCAGACTCAGGCTGTGCAAGGCATCTCTGGAAACGTGCTCTACATCTGAAAATGACGGAGAAATATGAT GATTATGAGTACCCTCTTCATTCTCACAGTGCCCACTACCAGAAGAATGACCGCTGCCCGCCTCCACCCCAGACTTTGCCTGACCGAGCCTGTGAGGTGCCCAGCTGCCGCTCTGATTCCGAGTGTGAGAGGCACAAACGCTGCTGCTACAACGGGTGCATCTACGCCTGCCTTGAGTCTGTGCAGCCACCGCCAG ttttaGACTGGTTGGTTCAGCCCAAACCCCGCTGGCTGGGAGGAAATGGGTGGCTTTTGGATGGCCCAGAGGAAGTCTTACAAG CTGAGGCCTGCAGCACCACTGAGGATGGAGATGAGCCTCTGCATTGCCCCACGGGGTATGAATGCCATATCATCAACCCCGGCAACACGGCTGAAGGAATCCCCAACAGGGGCCAATGCATCAAGCTCCGTGGAAATCCAG atgGGCGCAACCTGAGGCAAAAATACTACAAGGAGTATTTTG GTAGCAATTCCAACAATGTGGTCGGCTACGTGAAAAACCAGCAGAAGCATTTGGGCTAA
- the WFDC1 gene encoding WAP four-disulfide core domain protein 1 isoform X2, with translation MDSRMLSEMIFCKKIFTAALCVLILLPDSGCARHLWKRALHLKMTEKYDDYEYPLHSHSAHYQKNDRCPPPPQTLPDRACEVPSCRSDSECERHKRCCYNGCIYACLESVQPPPVLDWLVQPKPRWLGGNGWLLDGPEEVLQAEACSTTEDGDEPLHCPTGYECHIINPGNTAEGIPNRGQCIKLRGNPDGRNLRQKYYKEYFGSNSNNVVGYVKNQQKHLG, from the exons ATGGATTCCAGGATGCTGTCAGAGATGATTTTCTGTAAAAAGATCTTCACTGCAGCTTTGTGTGTCTTAATTTTGCTGCCAGACTCAGGCTGTGCAAGGCATCTCTGGAAACGTGCTCTACATCTGAAAATGACGGAGAAATATGAT GATTATGAGTACCCTCTTCATTCTCACAGTGCCCACTACCAGAAGAATGACCGCTGCCCGCCTCCACCCCAGACTTTGCCTGACCGAGCCTGTGAGGTGCCCAGCTGCCGCTCTGATTCCGAGTGTGAGAGGCACAAACGCTGCTGCTACAACGGGTGCATCTACGCCTGCCTTGAGTCTGTGCAGCCACCGCCAG ttttaGACTGGTTGGTTCAGCCCAAACCCCGCTGGCTGGGAGGAAATGGGTGGCTTTTGGATGGCCCAGAGGAAGTCTTACAAG CTGAGGCCTGCAGCACCACTGAGGATGGAGATGAGCCTCTGCATTGCCCCACGGGGTATGAATGCCATATCATCAACCCCGGCAACACGGCTGAAGGAATCCCCAACAGGGGCCAATGCATCAAGCTCCGTGGAAATCCAG atgGGCGCAACCTGAGGCAAAAATACTACAAGGAGTATTTTG GTAGCAATTCCAACAATGTGGTCGGCTACGTGAAAAACCAGCAGAAGCATTTGGGCTAA